Part of the Prosthecobacter debontii genome is shown below.
TCCTCATACCGTTTGGCGAATTCATTTGGCAGGGTGACCCACCACGCTTCTGTCATCTGATACTCACTTGAGACCTGCGGGAAATGGGGCGGAATTTCGCCTTCTTTAGGTGGGGAGTCCTTGTTTTCTGAAGTGCCTGCCAACAGGCTTAAAAGGCGACGAAACATAGAGAAGCGATGTTGTCGTTTTACGATGAATCTTGATCATTGCGGGAGCAGATGCTTTTACATCATTCCGAGTTTTTTGAGCAGCATCTTCTTTTGCGTATGACGGTCATGAAAAGTATGTCGCGAATCTTCCAAACAGCTATGAGGTGATGTGATGCTCGTCTTCCCTTGATGGGGTGAACAGCCTCTTAGCCCGTAAAACTAGGCCTGTTATGAATTATACTATTTGAGCGCCGCTGACGTTCAGGAGAGGCGCTTAAATGGTCAAGTCAGAGGGGAAAACGGTTGCCGTCACTGCCCAGCCCCATTTTCCTGCCCAGCAATCTTGGCCCGCATATCCGTATCGGCAGTGATGTTTTTGTAGCGGGCAAAGTCCATGATGCCGAGGTTACCGTTGCGGAAAGCTTCGGCAATGGCCATGGGGATTTCGGCTTCGGATTCCACCACTTTGGCGCGCATTTCTTGTGTGCGAGCCGACATTTCCTGCTCGACGGCGACGGCGGCGGCACGGCGCACTTCGGCATTGGCTTGGGCGATCTTTTTATCGGTTTCGGCCTGCTCAGCCTGAAGTTTGGCACCGACGTTTTCACCCACGTCGATGTCGGCGATGTCGATGGAGAGGATCTCGAAAGCAGTACCAGCATCCACGCCTTTGTGAAGGACGAGCTTAGAGATGCTATCGGGGTTTTCCAGAACGGCTTTATAAGAGGGGGAGGAACCGATGCTGCTGACGATGCCTTCGCCGACACGAGCGATGACGGTTTCCTCGGTGGCACCGCCGATGAATCGGTCCAGATTGGTGCGGACAGTGACTCGGGCGCGGACACGGAGGGAGATGCCGTCTTTCGCCACAGCATCAATCTTACCTCCCCGGCCCATGTCAGGATGCGGGCAGTCGATCACCTTGGGGTTGATACTGGTGCGGACGGCTTCGAGAACGGTCTTGGATGTGCCTTTACAGGCGAGGTCAATGGCGCAGGCACGCTTGAAGTCGAGCGGGATACCGGCCTTATCTGCTGCGATCAGGGAGAGGACGACGTGGGTGACCTCTCCGCCAGCAAGGTAGTGGGCTTCAAGCTGGTCTGTGGTGATGTTGATGCCGGCCTTGGCAGCCGTGATGCGGGTATCCACGATGAGGGCATTGGGCACGCCGCGCAGATACATCGCCAGGAGGTTAACGATGCTGACGGGCGCATTGGCGATGCGAGCGCGGAGCCAGATGTTAAAGAACTTCGCAATGATGAGGAAAACGATGAGGCCAACGATGATGGCGCCGCCGACGAGGAGTAGCTGTAGGTTTGGCATAAGCGGTGTCTAGGACGTGGGTTGGGTGGTGGGAATAAGGCGAACAATCAGATTGCCAGGCTCTGAACCGGTGACGCGGAGGCGTGAGCCCTGGGGGGCAAAGCCATCCTCGCAACGCACCTCGCGGCGCATGCCCTGAAAGTCTGCTCGGCCGAGGGGGCGCAATTCCGTGAGTGCGACGCCCTCTGTACCCGCAGGCAGGAACTGAGGCTGATCTGGCGGCGGCACGCTGGCTTGAAGGGTAAACGTGCGATGCCAGAACTTCACGGCAAAGTAACGCAACCAGACGAGCTGAAGGACAATGCTGCCGACGATGATGGCGCAAGCCGTGGTGGCACGTAGCCAGCCGGGCCAAGTAGCAAAGTCGTCGGCCAACATGATGAGGGCAACACTGGCCAAGACGCAGAGAGCTCCGAGGATACCCGCCACCATGCCGGGGACGAAGGTCTCCAAGATCATCAGAAGCACGCCGAGGACAGCGAGAATGGCGACGGTGATGGCCATGAGTAGGTGGATCATGGAGGCTGTAGGCGGTAGCGTCAAGACACAGTGGCAGGTGAAAGGATTGGGCTTATGAAGATTCTATGACTTGCTCAGGCGCTTCTCCTGCCTTGTATGGGGCGACTCCCACTTCCCCAACTCAATGCACATTGCCGATATCCTTGCCGCTCAGCGCCCGACGCTTTCGTTTGAGTTTTTCCCCGCAAAGACGGCTGAGGCCTCTGAGGCGCTTTTTGAAACCATCACGGACCTGGAATCCTTCAAGCCATCCTTTGTCAGCGTAACCTATGGCGCAGGTGGTAGCACACGCGAGTTGACTCATGACCTCGTGGTGAGGATCAAAAAGGAGACGACGCTGGACCCGGTGCCACATCTGACGTGCGTGTGCCACAGTGAGGCGGATATCGCCGCTATCCTGGAGCGCTATGCAGAAGCTGGAGTGAGCAACATACTAGCTTTGGGTGGTGATCCTCCACGGAATTTGGAAGGATATAACCGGAAGAACGATGCTTTTCAGCACGCGGCGGATCTGGTGAGCTTCATTACGAAGTTCAATAACTCTCACTCACATCCTGACCGGCGGGGCTTTGGTATCGGTGTGGCTGGTTTTCCAGAGGGCCACCCAAGCACTCCGAATCGAATGTTGGAAATGGATTATCTGAAAGCCAAAGTGGATGCAGGGGCAGATTACATCTGCACGCAGCTCTTTTTCGACAATCACGACTTCCTCGATTTCCGCGATCGCTGCCGTATTGCAGGTATTCATGTGCCGATCATCGCGGGCATTATGCCAATCACCAGCGCCGGCGGAATGCGCCGGATGGCGGAGCTAGCTGCCGGTGCCCGCTATCCTGCAAAGCTGATGCGGGCGATTCAGCGCTGCAATGGTGATGAAGAAGCCGTGCAGCGTGTGGGCGTCCACTACGCCACCGAGCAGTGCCGTGACCTGCTGGAGCATGGCGTGGACGGCATCCACTTTTATACTTTGAATAAGTCCCAAGCCACCCGGGAAATCTATGCGAGCCTGGGCATTCGGGACTCGATTGCTGTGCGTAACTCATGAGTGAACAATCTCCTTTAATCGTCGCCATCGAGGGTGGTGGCACGAAGTTTGTCTGTGGGATCGGTAGTGACCCCCATCATCTGTTAGCGACGACGCGTATCGAGACGACGACGCCCCAGGAGACGCTGGAGAATGTCAGTCACTGGATTTCCAAGATGAAGGTGGAGCATGGGCCAATCGCAGCCATTGGAATCGGCACGTTTGGTCCTGTGGACTTGAATAAGGAGAGTGATACCTACGGTTACATTACCACGACTCCGAAACCGCATTGGCATCAGACCGATGTGGTGGGCTTTTTCAGGAACCGATTCAAAGTGCCGGTGGGCTTTGATACCGATGTGAATGCAGCTGTCCTCGCCGAATATCTCTGGGGAGCAGGGCAGGGGAAAGACCCACTGATTTATATCACTGTCGGCACAGGGGTTGGCGGCGGTGTGTTGGTCAATGGCCAATTGCTCCACGGTCTGCTTCATCCTGAGATCGGTCACCTCATCGTTCCGCCTCCTCACAACAGTTTGGCGATTCAACGCGAGGGCCAGTGCCCTTACCACAAAAGCTGTGTGGAAGGCTATGTTTGTGGTCCCTCCATCGCGAAACGTTGGGGAGTCAAAGCCGATGCATTGCCTCCCGATCATCCTGCATGGGAAGAGGTGGCGGACGTTATGGGCTATGCCCTGATGAATCTCACGCTGACACTCTCTCCCAAGCGGATCATTCTAGGGGGGGGGGTGATGCAGCAACCCCATCTCATCCCTCTGGTTCAAGGAAAACTGATGCACCACTTGAATGGCTATGTAGCCGCTCCTGAGTTGAGTGAGGACATCCAGAAGTTTTTGACCTCACCCGGCCTGGGCGGGCGTTCAGGTTTGCTCGGTTCCCTGGCTCTAGGGCGGATGGCCTTGGGGGAAAAAAACGTTCCTACCTCCTGAGAGAATCTCAGATCTAGTCATGAGCTGACCATCTCATTGTGGGCGGTAGCTCTTGGCATTGCCATTGACCGGATCAATCTGAATGGTGTAATAGTTCTGCGGGGGCGACGAGGCATCTGCGACGGTGGCGCGTGTAGAGCATAGTGTCGCATAGGCATCACGGAGAGGCAGATTGATGCTGGTGGAGCCGTTGGGATAGAAGACGATTTTCTTGTAAGTGGCAGAACGGGATTTGAAGGGCTCCCTCTCTGCGGGGAGACTTTCACTGGAGCCCTTCTCGGAGGACGAAGCAATCAGTGGGGAAATGGCGCTGTCTGAAATCATGACGCCTTGATTGAAGTATAACGGGCTTTCGATGGCATTAAGAACGTTGTCGGTTTCATCAAAGAAAAACAACTGAGCTGCATGGAAACCTTTTACACCATTATCATCGGCATAGTTAAAGAAGCGCATTTCGACGGGTCGGTTTTCCGTAAGCGCAAGCTGCTGAGCCATGGAAACGCGGAAGAGCAAACTCTGGCCGCTCTGGGTCAGCCGATTTGATTCCATGACGCTGATGAGCGGGGGCGTCAGCAGAGCGAGGAGTAGAGATAAGATCACCACGACGACCATGACCTCCAGAAGAGTGAATGCGGCAGCGAGCATCTGCCGTGATGGAATTTGCGGTTTCATTTTCATGGTAATGGTTAGGGGGGCAAAGTTATCGATACATCTGATTCCACTTGGAGTTTCGCATGGGCACTGCGGCGGTGAAGACTCGGTAGTTGAGCTTTTGCTTGGCCAGATTGGCTTCTAAGGCTGCCAGATCTTGAGCGAAGTCGTCGCAGGATTCAAAGCTACCGTCAGGAATCAGATCAGGAACTGCATCGCCGTGACGATCTGCAAGTTTTTGTGCCGAAGCTTCATCAATCGCGACTAGTGTGACAACGATCACGGGAGGGAGAAGGTGCTGCGTACCTTGAGGATTTTGCACACTTTCGCCGGAGATCGTGGTGGAGTCATAGGCATAATTCGGGGCGATCCAGGTTTTATCGGAATTGCGTTCCCGAGCATCTTCCGCTGTGACCTGTGGAGAGATGATCAAAGCAACGATGTTCTCCGCTATGGGGCGAAGTTGTGAAGGACGCTCCACCGTTTCATCTGCTTCAACCGTGTCCGAAGTAATGTTAGAAAACCATCCGCCTGGATTGACGGAGTAGATCTCATTCATCTCGGAAAATGGGCGATACTCCCATAGACGGAAACGCACTCGTTCTGTGCTGACATGCTGAGGCCGATACGTCTCGTCACTGCCATGTTTGATGAAATAACCACGACCGCAGAGCAGGCGCTGGAGGCCTTCGTAGCCTGGCCGTGCGGTTATCCCCATGGGAGCTTGGAGGAAAACTGCATGGTTTTTCATCAACTCAGGGGACTCGCTGCCGAGAAGGTCTGCCGCTCGGCCTGTAACGAATTGCAGCTCTGAATGGCGGACGTATTTTCTCGGAGCCTCGTCTTTCGACGAAGGAACAGTAGGATTGGGACCCGTGTTATACTCATAGGTTAGGTAAGTATTGAGCGTCGCTTGCCGAAGAGCTTGCGTGATGGTCTCGAAAGCGGTGCGGGCTTCACGAAACTGCTCCAGACGAGCACTGCTAGCGGACCAGGTGCGCTGCATCTGACCGATGAACCGCGCTGACATAAGCATGATGATGGTCAATACCACCATCGACACGAGTAGCTCCACCAGGGTGAAACCAACACGCGGAATGAGTGGGGGAATAAATCGGGGTGTCTTCATAAGAGGTTGTTAGGTTAGCCATCAATCTTAGCCAGGATGATGGTATGAGTGCGGACGCGCCGCTCGGATACGGAGCTGAAATCAAAATTAGTGGTGGGATTAGCGACGATGCAGATCTGCATCCGTCTCAGATAATCGCTCGGCTGATTGGTCGCTGTGGAACCTGAGGGGAGACGGAAATCCATCGGAGTGTCAGGCATTCGAACGGAAGCTGCGTAGGCAACGTCCATTTCGGCTCCTGGATTGTCTTTGATCTCTTGTTGTGAGAGCTCAATGCCTTGATCATTGAAATAACGAACGGGACCGTAACCGCTCCAGTTCAGTTGCCCCCAGGATGCCGTCAGCAGTTCTCCTGATAGCTTTTGATTGATTCGCGATTCTGCGGAGATCTCAGCGGCGCTGCGAGAGAGTTGTAATCCCTGGGGCAAAAGCCCAAGCATCGTGACAAACCCGAGCGCTGCGATGCCTAGCGACATCATGACTTCCACCAAAGAGAACCCCTTTCTTTTGAGAGGAGGAAGAAATGGGGGGTGAGGTCTTAAAGATATAAGATTCATGACTTCTGAGTGAGGTGAAGAGTTTTAGATGGGATTAGGGGTCAAAGCGTTTTTGAGCGATGACGCGGAACTTATGCATGTCCTCAAGAGGTGGTTTGGCCATAAGGTTCCCCGTGGCGAAATCGAGCCCTTGAGCAGAATCCAATTGGGGATCTTGAAGATCCAGGTAGCGCTCGATGATCACCGACCCGCGGTATTCTGCCCCGATTTGGTCCTTCTCAGAATCAAAGGAGTCAGAGGCAGATGACCTTGCCTTCTGAATGACCTGGGATCGCACGAAGACCTGATAGGTATTTGAACGTGTTGTTAGGCGTGGGTAGAGGTTGGTGTAGGGGCGCTCACGCAGGTTTTCTCCCGTGACGGCATGATCCTCCCAGAACTTGTGGATGCCATTTGGATTACCGGTTTTGATGAGGTCGGTGACGTTATTGGGCCACTGATCCGGCACCTGGGTGTCGCTGGCATCAGCCTTTTTCGGCAGTAGATACATCTCGCAGATCTGTGCTGGTGAAATGAAAGCGAAGCCTGATTGGAAGCGCTCATCGAAGAGTTTGAGCGTGGCATCGATATCGATTTTGCGATGCCAGAACTTCTTCCCTGAGACGCCATTGCCCTCCCCCCAGAACCAAGTCTCGGCCCCTTGATCATCAGGCCGACTTCCGGGACGGCGAAGATAGATATTGGCATCATCATGGGAGACTGCAGTGAGAACCTCGCTCTTCATGAGAGCATGCATGGCCGTAGCGCGATGGATATGCCGGAACGGCACCATGTTGTAGTTCATGTTGATTTTTCCGGCGGTGGAGGCGGGAGCGCTGATGGCATACGGCTCTACGACAGGCATCCAGAAGAAGTCCATCAAGAGATAGTCGGCAGGATCATTGCCTTGAATCGATAATCCCCTGCTACTTCTGCCGTAACCTTTGAGATAGGTAGGAGCTCCAATGTGAGCTCGCTGGCCCCGTTTGGTACTCCAGCTTTGCGGCCGGAAGAGAAGCGTGCGCCATGGCTCGCGCCGTTTACCGATCGGGCTTGTGCCTGAGGCATGAACTCCCGTGGGGAGTGAGCCAAACATGCCTGGAGAAGCCACTTGCCGATTGGGAGAAAAGTAAGAGGAGCCTCCTTGCCAGGATTCCCAGGAGCGGGAGAAGTACGGCACCAGTTGCTCATCATTGTCTGGATTGATGATGCTGTAGCTATTGCCTTCATCTGGTTTGTTGATGTAGGCACCATCCGTTTGGTTGGCAATACCACGGTCAAAATCGCCATACTTCTGAAGCCCGGCACCGGTGGCGGCTGTGTAGGGATGGTCAGGGAGGAATGAGCTGTAATAGTTGGCATCTTTGACCAGACGCCAGCCCTTTTTATCTTCTCCCTGGTCTAGCCCGGGACCTTCACTCCAGTGCCGTAACACGATGTTATGAGCCATGCGCTGCTGAGCGTAGAGACGATGCTTAACAAACTCTGTGTCAGGGACATTATACTGTCCCATGGTGAGGCGAGGATCTCCGTGGCGCAGCACCATGGATTGTATGGTATCGTCATCAATTGCCAGATTTCCACGCCGGAAAACGCCGTTTCGGTAGTTTCCGATCTCATTGCCAATGTAGCGAAAACGTCCGCCCATTCGAGAAGCTGGATCAGCGGCAATTTTAGTGATCTTGCCATCCACATCGCGGCCTAGAGCTCCATCCGAGTGAAAGGCCCACCAGTAAGGTGCGGGTACTGGTTGATCTACCCGCCACGTGCCATTGTTTTCACGAGTCCACGCCGTGTCCGAGTTCTTGGTGGCCAGGATCGGTGATGGGATTTTAGCACCGGGGAATTTGAAAGTAAACGTCTGAAGAACAGTCGGCCTAGCTGTATTGGTCACGATCTTCACGATCAGATTCCCGCCTTTGAAATCGATCTTGCCCAAATCACCGCCGGGCACGTCAAAGAAATCGCTCACCAGATTGTACTGATTGCATTCCTGTAGGATAGACGACCGATTATCGTAATACGAATAATCCACCTTGCCTGAACGATAAGGGTAATCGCTGGAATTAGCGGGAATGTTTGTATCGGCATGCAGGATGCTGCCAGCGGTGTAACCATTGACCCCGGCTGCTACGGCGGGCAGCTTGCGCTCCTGGAGGAAAGCTCGATAGGAGGTGGTGCCGCCACGGCGATACACGCCATTGGCCGCACTCATGTGTTTGAATGGGCGTACTAGAATGGGTCTGCCATTATTCATGGGAAACATGAGTTTGTCTCCGATTCTCAAATCGCTGGTGTCCACCTCAATGGCGATGTTGGGATTGATGCGTGCCCAACCTGCGGAGGGGGAGAACCATTCCAGAAGAATGGTGGCCTGGACACGTTTCATACCATCCTCGAGTGGCGTGTCTTTATTGAGGGTCCAGTTCCAATTCATCGGGTTGTAACCAGGATGTTCTTCATCATCTCCTGCATGTCCTTCGAGTAGATGCTTGGTCGGATACTTGGTTTTATAAAAGCCCTTTTTGGGATCCCGATTTTCTTCACTCAGAGGGGGAAAATTCGAGTACCATCGGTTGCTTTCTCCCCATCCGTTTCCGCGCCAGGTGGGTGGCGTGTAATCGACTTCGGGAGGTGGTACAGTGGGGACAATCTTAGTGGCCGAGATGCCGCCAGCCTGCTCTGTTCCCTGCGCGGTAGCGATGAAATGGAGACCTGCTTCACTGATCGTGAAAAAGCGGCCCATACCGCGATAGTATTCGCCGCGGCCTTTTGAAACAATCGTCGGAGTGACTTCACCATGACCGGGATAGCTACCGCCTTGTGCACTCCGCATTGGTGTAAATGTCTTTCCAGCCAGACCTCCATCGCCAGCATAAGCGATTTCGCGGGAATTAGGCAAACCTGGAATGGTGGGGCTATCTCCAACCGAGGCTTCGATGATATTGTCATCACAGAGGTTCGTTGAGCGGATGTAATCAAAGATCTCAACGAGGATTTGTTGTCTGTTATCTCCGTATTTGTATTCGAAGGTGGCGTTTTGTGATGTGGCAAAACCGGGGATTGGACGGCTCGTGAGGTCCATCAGATAGTCGAATAACTGCTTGTTACGCACAATGTTAGTCAGCTCCCTTTGATCGGTGCTATCCCTGCGTGTGAAGTAATAAGGCTTGCCTGCGAGGGTTGAACAGTAAGCGATGGTTCGATCAAAGACGGTGCGATACTGAGGGGTATTGATCGCGTGCAAGGGCCACATCGCGATTTTAGGCCGTCCGAAGGGATTGAGTTCCGGCGATCGGCTGCGCGGCGTTAGGAATGGGCGTAATCTCTCGACCACCTCTGGACGACTCATGCCTGACCAAGCACCGCTAGTTTCGAGATCGATCTCGTCTCGCTCGCCGTTTTGCCCAACCTGGGGGCGAAGAAGAAATTCATCCACAGAGGCGAAGAGTCGCTCGTTGAGCGCATGTTGTACTTCTTTGAAGTCCGTCGGGGAAAAGCTCCTGCCCGCAGGCACCAGCACGGACCCCGCTTTGGATCCGCCTGGAAGGATTTTAGGAATGAGATCGTAAATAGCTTCTTTGAAGTCGAGCGCTTTTTTGAACTGAGCCGTGTCGCTACGTGGCGGATTCATGTTTTCATTGGGAAACAAGACAGTGCTCATGGAAACCATGGCGGGGTGTCCAGGATAACGCTGGTATTCGTAAGCCATGGGCTGGAATCGTGCCCAGTCACCATCCCGGTCATGGAAGAGCCTTGGAGTATCCCAATAAGTACCTTCGGCAGCCGTGTTGATGTTAATCTTGCAGGATTCATCATCCGTCCAGAAAGCGACACGAGACACAATCGGATTTTGACTGCTGGCTACGATCCCGCTCGGTCCCACAAACTTGTTGGCCTCGTCGAGATAGCCAATGGTGCCATCGCGGAGGACATAAAGCCATTCGACAGGCATGGGCAGACGCTGTTGATCTGGCTCATCCGCACCGGGTAAAACCACCCCATTGAGAACATTCCCAGAAGATCCATTGAGGTGTTGGGAATAGGAAAAGCCCTCCACGGATTTGTCGGCTTGCGTACAATAAGCTCGTGGGTCGATGATTGGAAAGAACCAACGCGGCGGTGCCTCTGGATTGGTAATGTCTCGCCTAGCCACAGGCTCGTTCATGTCCACATATTGATCGGTGCGTTCATTCCAGTCCGCTGGTGGCGTGTCGTTGATGATCTCCGCTTCAGTTTTGGCGACCATGTTACGGTCCGAGTAAAGTTTGTTACCTTTAAGCAGACTGCCGTTCTCTTCATATTGCCGCACCATTCCTGGCTGAGACGCCCAGGTTTCAAAGCCTGCGACATCTGCATCCTGGTGCGTTGCGGTTTGGATCTGGCCGATGACCATGCTGATCGCTGAGTCGGCGTGCAAACGTGCGGATGCTCCTCTAGCAGAAGCGGCGGTGGACTTGAGTTCTGTTTGACTGATGCTCAAGAGAGCGACCATCAGAATCAAGCAGAGCGAGATGGATGTGAGCACGAGCACCAAAGCGAGTCCTCGTCGCTGGGGTCTTCTCGTGTGTGATGAAGGTAGGGCAGGGTTATTCATGCGTATTCTTCATTGGGGTTAAGTTTAGTAGCGTGGCGTTTGCATTGCCGATCTGCGCCTTCTTTGTAGAAGCAAGACCAGCGAGAAAATGAGAAGAAGAGCTCGGCTCGGTTCCGGCACTACGACGACGATGCCGTGAGACGCGAAGAGACTCATGTTATAGAACCAACCAGCAGCGAGATCTGGGAGATAAAGATCTCCGATCATTCCACCAGACCGTTGAAGGCTTCCTTCTTCGAAATCATTCTGGGTGAGACTTGTCCAATCGAGAAGATTGAAGACATCTCCAAACTGAGGCGTGTAACCTCCACCATTGTCGAAGTGGATGTATCCGCCTGCATCTAGAGCGAGATTGCCTGTGATCGTCAGGCGGTCATGGTTACCTCCAGTGTAGGCGTCATAGATGTCTCCTTGGGAGGCTAACCATGAGTTAAAGACCCCGCTGCCAGATCCCATGTTGGCGACCATGTTATCGGCATCATTGTAGTCAGCGCCGCCACCTGATCCCATCTGTAGGAAGATCCGATCCACATCGCCACCTGCGGTAAGGTCCAAATCGCCATTGATGATGATCGTTCCGATTTGATCTCCCGCAGTTGAGACGAGATAGGGACTACTGGACAGACCAGGACGTACGATGCCATTGCCTTCAACGATAAGCGACTGGCCTGAGCCCGTTTGAAATGTGCCTGTGCCGCTGATCACCGCTTCAGTGATATAGCTGCCACCGCTGGAAAGCTGGGTGGTGTCAAAAATGGCTCCGTTTTCTGTTTCGATCCAGTTCGATGAAGAGATCGCTGCATTCCCATGAAGGACTAACGTGCTATCGGTTCCGACGGTTGTCTTACCCGTATAGCTATGGCCATCAGACGTGAGTGTCACACTGCCACCCCCTTCAATTCTAACGTGAAGTGTGTCGCCAAACTCCGCTTCGGAGAGGATGCCTGTAAAGATGATACCTCGTTCACCCGAACCTGAGTCCGTATTGGAGGCGGATGTCAGTGTGACTTCACGAATGTTGTCGGTGTCATCCTGGTGTTGCAGAGTGATGTTCCCGGCGAAGATTGAATTACCTGTGGTAAACAAGCCGCCGATGGAGGTGATGCCTTGACCATTCGTATCGTTAATATCGATGTCATTGAAGATGGTCAGGTCAGCCTCACCTGCCATGAGTCCTAAATTGGCATTTTGGGTCTCTTGTTCCCAATAAACCGGATCTGTTTCTTCGCCATTCACCGTCGAGATGTCTTGGGAAATCATGAAGAAGCTGTCCCCTGCATGACTGCCCCCTTCGACAGTAACACTGGTGCCATAAAGCATTTCCGTTTCCTCATCGAAGTCTCCTGCCCGAACAAGAGTCATCGTGTTACGGTCACTGTCGATGCTAACGATTTCGTAAATGCCGTTACGCTCCGGATTACCATGTTCATCTTTAACCAAGATGCGTTTGCCGATGTCCGAGCTTGTGAGAGTCACTCCGTCAACGTCAGTGCTTACGCCTACGAAAGCACCGTTTCCTGAACCGCCCAAACCATCGCTATCGGCTTCAAATGCTCCCTGGATACGGGTGACTAGGCCGGAGGAAGTGGCTAAGAAAACATTTTCATCCAGGACGCGGCGAGTATCACCGAGTTCCACCACTGTGGAGGCCAAAGCACCTTCATTGAAAACGGAAAGCAGCCCTTCTCGGATAATGGTCCCACCATCAATAGCTTGGCCGGAGAAAGCTTCGAATCCATAGACATTGGAAGCGTAAAGCTCGACGGTGCCGCTGCCGATCTTGGTGACAGAGCTTCCCCATTCCAAGTCGTCAATCTTACCTCCAAACCGGAAGGTGGACGTGCCATCGGAACGGGTAAAAAAGCTATTGTTGGCTTCTAAAGCGGACGTGTCGGCAAACCCGTAGGTGCCGCTTGTCGCGCGGGTGCCAATGATTGTCACTCCCTCATAGGCGCTATCTGGGTTCATCCACACGAAATTCTCCACAGCGTCCGCGCTACCGTCTAAGAGCAACTCTACTCGTGCATCCAGACGATTGATGGTAGAGAAGGAGCCTCCCGTGGAAATCTGATTCCCGCTGAGACCAAAAGCCGTGTTCGTGCCGCCAACGAGAGAGCCATTGACAATCGCTACCTCGAAAGAATCGAAGGTGTTATCCCCTGACAATCTCTGCGTGCCTGTTCCCACCTTGACAAGAGTGCCGACTCCCAAGATCGTTCCGGCGAAGTCGGCATCGGTGGTGCCGTCTCCGCCCACACTCAAGATAGAACTGTCAATATTCACCAGGGCACCACTGCCCCCTTCCAGGGAGCCGATCGTGGTTTCAAAGCCGGTGCCAGCTTCATCCCAATAGATGCTCAACGCTGCACCGTCTTCCACGATGAAGCGGGAGTTGGGTGATAGCGAGTTATTACTACCAGCATAAAGAATGCCTCCCTGGATGGTTGTGGTTCCTCGATAGCTGCTGAAAGAGTCAATGATGTCGTTGCCGCCGGTGGAAGCACCGAAGACCGTATGGCCGGCACCTGTCTTCACCACATTCAACAAGCCTTGTCGGGCTAAAGTGCTGCCATAACCCACACCTTCATCCAGACCCACGCCGACATCTTGGAATAAGGACTCGATTCGAGTTTCATCTGCGTGAAAGGTAATGGTGATGTCGGTCTCAGAGGCGTTTTGAATCTTAGCCGTGGGTGCGTTGCCCGTGCCGCCGATGAACAAAAAGTTCTGCGTGAATGTCTTGTCGAGCCCCGCCAATTGCAGGTGGCCACGATTACCAAAACGGACGGTGTTATCATTGAGGGCTAAGGTGTTTCCCAGGCGAACAAAAGCTTGGCGATCCACGTCATCGACGCCGCCGCCGGTGCCGTTGTTGCTGATGATCAGGTCACCTGTCCAGTCGGTGTTATCTCCGTTGAGGCCGAAGATGGTATATATCACGAGGTCATCCATCTCACCGGAAATGCTACCATTGATGGTATTGCCGTTGCCTCCTTGTGAGATGTTGGTTTTGATTTCGCCCGTTCCTGAG
Proteins encoded:
- the vccD gene encoding Verru_Chthon cassette protein D, with amino-acid sequence MKMKPQIPSRQMLAAAFTLLEVMVVVVILSLLLALLTPPLISVMESNRLTQSGQSLLFRVSMAQQLALTENRPVEMRFFNYADDNGVKGFHAAQLFFFDETDNVLNAIESPLYFNQGVMISDSAISPLIASSSEKGSSESLPAEREPFKSRSATYKKIVFYPNGSTSINLPLRDAYATLCSTRATVADASSPPQNYYTIQIDPVNGNAKSYRPQ
- a CDS encoding NfeD family protein — encoded protein: MIHLLMAITVAILAVLGVLLMILETFVPGMVAGILGALCVLASVALIMLADDFATWPGWLRATTACAIIVGSIVLQLVWLRYFAVKFWHRTFTLQASVPPPDQPQFLPAGTEGVALTELRPLGRADFQGMRREVRCEDGFAPQGSRLRVTGSEPGNLIVRLIPTTQPTS
- the floA gene encoding flotillin-like protein FloA (flotillin-like protein involved in membrane lipid rafts), which gives rise to MPNLQLLLVGGAIIVGLIVFLIIAKFFNIWLRARIANAPVSIVNLLAMYLRGVPNALIVDTRITAAKAGINITTDQLEAHYLAGGEVTHVVLSLIAADKAGIPLDFKRACAIDLACKGTSKTVLEAVRTSINPKVIDCPHPDMGRGGKIDAVAKDGISLRVRARVTVRTNLDRFIGGATEETVIARVGEGIVSSIGSSPSYKAVLENPDSISKLVLHKGVDAGTAFEILSIDIADIDVGENVGAKLQAEQAETDKKIAQANAEVRRAAAVAVEQEMSARTQEMRAKVVESEAEIPMAIAEAFRNGNLGIMDFARYKNITADTDMRAKIAGQENGAGQ
- a CDS encoding ROK family protein translates to MSEQSPLIVAIEGGGTKFVCGIGSDPHHLLATTRIETTTPQETLENVSHWISKMKVEHGPIAAIGIGTFGPVDLNKESDTYGYITTTPKPHWHQTDVVGFFRNRFKVPVGFDTDVNAAVLAEYLWGAGQGKDPLIYITVGTGVGGGVLVNGQLLHGLLHPEIGHLIVPPPHNSLAIQREGQCPYHKSCVEGYVCGPSIAKRWGVKADALPPDHPAWEEVADVMGYALMNLTLTLSPKRIILGGGVMQQPHLIPLVQGKLMHHLNGYVAAPELSEDIQKFLTSPGLGGRSGLLGSLALGRMALGEKNVPTS
- the metF gene encoding methylenetetrahydrofolate reductase [NAD(P)H]; translated protein: MHIADILAAQRPTLSFEFFPAKTAEASEALFETITDLESFKPSFVSVTYGAGGSTRELTHDLVVRIKKETTLDPVPHLTCVCHSEADIAAILERYAEAGVSNILALGGDPPRNLEGYNRKNDAFQHAADLVSFITKFNNSHSHPDRRGFGIGVAGFPEGHPSTPNRMLEMDYLKAKVDAGADYICTQLFFDNHDFLDFRDRCRIAGIHVPIIAGIMPITSAGGMRRMAELAAGARYPAKLMRAIQRCNGDEEAVQRVGVHYATEQCRDLLEHGVDGIHFYTLNKSQATREIYASLGIRDSIAVRNS
- the vccC gene encoding Verru_Chthon cassette protein C; the encoded protein is MKTPRFIPPLIPRVGFTLVELLVSMVVLTIIMLMSARFIGQMQRTWSASSARLEQFREARTAFETITQALRQATLNTYLTYEYNTGPNPTVPSSKDEAPRKYVRHSELQFVTGRAADLLGSESPELMKNHAVFLQAPMGITARPGYEGLQRLLCGRGYFIKHGSDETYRPQHVSTERVRFRLWEYRPFSEMNEIYSVNPGGWFSNITSDTVEADETVERPSQLRPIAENIVALIISPQVTAEDARERNSDKTWIAPNYAYDSTTISGESVQNPQGTQHLLPPVIVVTLVAIDEASAQKLADRHGDAVPDLIPDGSFESCDDFAQDLAALEANLAKQKLNYRVFTAAVPMRNSKWNQMYR